A window of Sulfurovum riftiae contains these coding sequences:
- the pyrH gene encoding UMP kinase — MTKRVLVKFSGEALAGKEGYGIDTKILKFIANEIKTLIDAGVEVAIVVGGGNIIRGVSAAADGIIKRTSGDYMGMLATVINGVAIQEALEHIGLEARLQSAIDMHEIGESFIVRRARRHLEKGRVVVFAGGTGNPYFTTDTAATLRASEIEAELLIKATKVDGVYDKDPNKYDDAVKLDTLSYEQALTKEIKVMDDTSIALARENGLPIVVCNMFEEGNLLAIIKGDMSLGSIVK; from the coding sequence GTGACAAAAAGAGTATTGGTAAAATTTTCCGGTGAAGCGCTGGCAGGCAAAGAGGGGTATGGTATCGATACCAAGATCCTCAAATTTATTGCAAATGAGATCAAAACACTGATAGATGCCGGTGTTGAAGTAGCGATCGTGGTAGGTGGTGGGAACATCATTCGCGGTGTAAGTGCGGCGGCCGACGGGATCATCAAAAGAACGTCGGGTGACTACATGGGTATGCTGGCTACTGTCATCAACGGTGTGGCGATCCAGGAGGCACTGGAGCACATCGGTCTGGAAGCCAGGCTGCAATCCGCCATCGATATGCATGAGATCGGTGAATCCTTCATCGTCAGACGTGCGAGACGACACCTTGAAAAAGGACGTGTGGTCGTATTTGCCGGAGGAACGGGAAATCCGTACTTTACAACAGATACCGCTGCGACTCTCAGAGCTTCGGAGATCGAAGCGGAACTGCTTATCAAAGCGACGAAAGTGGACGGTGTTTATGACAAGGACCCGAACAAGTACGACGATGCCGTCAAACTCGATACCTTGAGCTATGAGCAGGCATTGACGAAAGAGATCAAAGTGATGGACGATACCTCTATCGCACTGGCCAGAGAGAACGGCCTGCCGATCGTGGTATGCAACATGTTCGAAGAGGGCAATCTTCTCGCGATCATCAAAGGCGATATGAGCCTCGGTTCTATTGTAAAATAA
- a CDS encoding DNA-directed RNA polymerase subunit omega, whose translation MRTEQLTAKALEKVNFDKYLLANAVGKRAEKIANGAEILLDIDTSNMKYADIALREIAEGKITVSLEG comes from the coding sequence ATGAGAACAGAACAATTGACTGCAAAAGCACTTGAAAAAGTAAACTTTGACAAATACCTGTTGGCAAATGCTGTAGGAAAAAGAGCGGAAAAGATCGCCAACGGTGCCGAGATACTGCTCGATATTGATACAAGCAACATGAAGTATGCTGATATTGCACTGCGTGAGATCGCGGAAGGCAAGATCACTGTAAGTCTGGAAGGCTAA